One segment of Rosa chinensis cultivar Old Blush chromosome 6, RchiOBHm-V2, whole genome shotgun sequence DNA contains the following:
- the LOC112174114 gene encoding probable prefoldin subunit 5 produces MAMSVRGEMEKLSVEQLKAVKEQTDLEVNLLQDSLNNIRTATTRLELASSALHDLSLRPTGKKMLVPLTASLYVPGTLQDPDQVLVDVGTGYFIEKNMPQAKDYCDRKINLLKSNFEQLVEVASKKKSISDEAGLVLQAKLKQMAPTAQ; encoded by the exons ATGGCGATGAGCGTGAGAGGAGAGATGGAGAAGCTGAGCGTGGAGCAGTTGAAGGCAGTGAAAGAGCAAACTGATCTGGAGGTCAATCTTCTCCAGGACTCTCTCAACAACATCCGCACTGCCACCACCCGCCTCGAGCTCGCCTCCTCCGCCCTCCACGACCTCTCCCTCCGACCCACCGGCAAAAAGATGCTCGTCCCTCTTACCGCCTCCCTTTACGTCCCCGGAACTCTCCAGGACCCCGACCAGGTCCTCGTCGACGTCGGCACCGGCTACTTCATCGAGAAGAACATGCCTCAAGCCAAAGACTACTGTGACCGCAAGATCAATCTCCTCAAGTCCAATTTCGAACAACTCGTTGAG GTTGCTTCTAAGAAGAAAAGCATATCTGATGAAGCTGGGTTAGTTTTGCAAGCAAAACTGAAGCAGATGGCTCCTACAGCACAGTAG
- the LOC112170765 gene encoding uncharacterized protein LOC112170765 produces MDSEPFEREKNVTFLGMMYQLLPHQSEKASSSSSSSSFEGPRSTEGLSAALSDQSRIIVARPVRGVVSLWTCSKFCAIAFVARIIVGYTLKRRVKRWANKLLKRIKDD; encoded by the exons ATGGATTCCGAGCCTTTCGAGAGAGAAAAGAACGTGACTTTTCTGGGGATGATGTACCAGCTCCTCCCACACCAATCCGAAAaagcttcatcatcatcttcttcttcttcctttgaagGTCCTCGTTCTACTGAGGGCCTCTCTGCCGCTTTGTCAGATCAGTCTCGTATTATAGTCGCCAGACCTGTTAG AGGAGTGGTGTCCCTGTGGACATGCTCAAAGTTCTGTGCAATTGCCTTTGTTGCTAGGATCATTGTTGGCTATACCCTGAAGCGACGCGTTAAACGCTGGGCTAACAAGCTTCTCAAGAGGATCAAAGACGATTGA
- the LOC121050201 gene encoding uncharacterized protein LOC121050201, translating to MSDYNLQFLGNVSEVNDSQDVSQHTQNDDEGEEILMRIIRGDHSMTPNHADRAVNEMNASRGSVNRNIGDMRSKTRHGTRKRAGKIKKHRGKNKVNFAPYGPEKMLFNKFGQPVAPAETVARFSRDRKG from the exons ATGAGTGATTATAACTTGCAATTCTTAGGCAACGTATCTGAAGTCAATGATAGCCAAGATGTTAGCCAACACACACAAAATGatgatgaaggtgaagaaattcTTATGAGGATAATTAGGGGAGATCATAGCATGACACCAAACCATGCTGATCGCGCGGTGAATGAGATGAATGCATCTAGAGGATCTGTTAATAGAAATATCGGAGATATGAGATCAAAAACTAGACATGGGACTAGGAAGAGGGCTGGAAAAATCAAGAAACACAGGGGTAAAAATAAGGTAAACTTTGCTCCTTATGGCCCTGAGAAGATGCTGTTTAACAAGTTTGGGCAGCCGGTTGCACCAGCTGAAACTGTTGCAAGGTTCTCAAG GGACCGGAAGGGTTGA